A region of Veillonellaceae bacterium DNA encodes the following proteins:
- a CDS encoding low molecular weight phosphotyrosine protein phosphatase: MYRVLFVCHGNICRSPMAEFIMKDLVEKAGLSQEIFVSSAAMTSEEIGNDMYPPAKRMLTAMGVPFEKRKARRMTKADYEENDVIIGMDEENWRHLLLLTGGRKEKLHLLMDYTDRPGEVADPWYTGDFKETYRDILDGCRGLLAAIRKDEGM, translated from the coding sequence ATGTACCGCGTGCTTTTTGTCTGCCACGGCAATATCTGCCGTTCGCCGATGGCGGAATTCATCATGAAGGATCTGGTGGAGAAGGCAGGACTTTCTCAGGAAATCTTCGTTTCTTCGGCTGCCATGACGTCGGAGGAAATCGGCAATGACATGTACCCGCCGGCCAAACGAATGCTGACAGCGATGGGCGTGCCCTTCGAGAAAAGGAAAGCCCGCCGTATGACGAAGGCGGATTATGAGGAAAATGATGTCATCATCGGGATGGATGAGGAGAACTGGCGCCACCTGCTCCTTCTGACGGGCGGCAGGAAGGAAAAGCTGCACCTCCTGATGGATTACACGGACAGGCCGGGCGAGGTTGCCGATCCCTGGTACACAGGAGATTTCAAGGAAACGTACCGGGATATTCTGGACGGATGCAGGGGACTCCTTGCTGCTATTCGAAAAGATGAAGGAATGTAG
- a CDS encoding zinc-dependent alcohol dehydrogenase family protein encodes MKAGVFVEPGRVEVNNEVPIPKVEGENEAVIRVLRACVCGSDLWWFRGINPRPHGSFTGHEAIGVVEEVGSAVTTVKKGDFVIAPFTHGCGWCAACQAGFDGNCLNAPQEMNAGYQAEYVRFKNAGWALIKVPGEASDYTDADLNSFLTLADVMATGYHAAASAEVKEGDTVVVMGDGAVGLCGVIAARMRGAKRIIAMSRHIDRQELALEFGATDIVAERGDEAVAKVMAMTHGSGVDAALECVGTQLSLDTAAKVCRPGAIVGRVGVPHGEDVDTSILFWKNVGLRGGVAPVTTYVRNILLPAVLNGTIHPGKVFTKRFTLDEIQEAYDAMDRREAIKSLLVIHDA; translated from the coding sequence ATGAAAGCAGGAGTATTTGTAGAACCAGGACGTGTCGAGGTCAATAATGAAGTGCCGATCCCGAAGGTAGAAGGCGAGAATGAAGCCGTGATCCGCGTGCTGCGCGCATGCGTCTGCGGTTCGGACCTCTGGTGGTTCCGCGGCATCAATCCGCGTCCGCATGGAAGCTTCACTGGCCATGAAGCCATCGGCGTCGTCGAAGAAGTCGGAAGCGCTGTCACGACGGTCAAGAAGGGCGATTTCGTCATCGCTCCTTTTACCCACGGCTGTGGCTGGTGCGCTGCGTGTCAGGCCGGCTTTGATGGCAACTGCCTGAACGCCCCGCAGGAAATGAATGCAGGGTATCAGGCAGAATATGTCCGCTTCAAGAATGCGGGCTGGGCCCTGATCAAAGTACCGGGCGAAGCTTCGGATTACACCGATGCCGATCTCAATTCCTTCCTGACACTGGCCGATGTCATGGCGACCGGCTACCATGCCGCCGCTTCGGCTGAAGTGAAGGAAGGGGATACCGTCGTCGTCATGGGTGACGGCGCTGTCGGCCTCTGCGGCGTCATTGCCGCCAGAATGCGCGGCGCCAAGCGCATCATTGCCATGAGCCGCCACATCGACCGCCAGGAACTCGCCCTTGAATTCGGCGCAACAGACATCGTCGCAGAAAGAGGCGATGAAGCTGTCGCCAAAGTCATGGCGATGACCCACGGCTCCGGCGTCGATGCAGCCCTTGAATGCGTAGGCACACAGCTCTCGCTTGATACGGCAGCCAAAGTATGCCGCCCGGGCGCCATCGTAGGACGCGTAGGCGTACCGCATGGAGAAGACGTCGATACCTCCATCCTATTCTGGAAGAACGTAGGATTAAGAGGCGGCGTTGCACCGGTTACGACCTATGTAAGAAACATCCTTCTCCCGGCCGTCCTGAACGGCACCATCCATCCTGGAAAAGTCTTCACCAAGAGATTCACCCTCGATGAAATCCAGGAAGCTTACGATGCCATGGACAGAAGAGAAGCCATCAAATCCCTCCTCGTCATCCATGATGCATAA
- the lonC gene encoding Lon family ATP-dependent protease — MRLKEWGDTKMEDVKDLLGRLLNRVDGSGISDEDLNRQINAIYSIYASAVGSEQIIVQASRFNALKYIHDENPRIRLIGMERLILESREYTHQPADDEIPAILDKLEDKLAEMLARQAVEKQLEEKIADRLDERHQEYVNEIRQEIIEEEMGEGESPANRKKMEKLEAMDKVKLTSTVMQVVRPQSLSEIVGQDRAVKALASRIASPYPQHLILYGPPGVGKTTAARLVLDEAKKLPFTAFGEDAPFVECDGTTLRWDSRDMTNPLIGSVHDPIYQGAQRDLADEGIPEPKPGLVTDAHGGVLFIDEIGELDPMMLNKLLKVLEDKRVHFESAYYDEDAPGIPEYIRKLFKEGAPADFILIGATTRDPSEINPAIRSRCAEVFFDPLQPEHVIEIVNHAAEKLKVHLDDGVARLISEYTMEGRKAVSLLADAYGLAVYEKGSADAPVITLDLMKKTAMASRLSPWYDKVASDIPKVGHIYGLGVAGYWGSTVEIEATAFPAREEGKGTIHFNETAGSMAKDSVATAASVVRELTDKVLSDYDLHVNIVGGGNIDGPSAGSAITAAIISAVEKIPLRQDYAVTGEISLSGEVKPVGGVYEKAFGARQAGMKGILIPEGNRSDIEEGHLGLTVTPVKNIREVLDKMLVRTPKTAGEEPLPV; from the coding sequence ATGCGGCTGAAAGAATGGGGGGATACCAAGATGGAAGATGTGAAAGATTTGCTGGGCCGGCTTTTGAATCGCGTCGACGGAAGCGGCATTTCCGATGAGGATCTGAACCGCCAGATCAATGCGATTTACAGCATTTACGCCAGCGCTGTCGGATCGGAACAGATCATCGTGCAGGCGAGCCGGTTCAACGCTTTGAAATATATTCATGACGAGAATCCGCGAATCCGGCTGATCGGAATGGAGAGGCTCATACTGGAGAGCCGCGAATACACGCACCAGCCAGCTGACGATGAGATCCCCGCCATCCTGGATAAACTGGAGGACAAGCTGGCAGAAATGCTGGCGCGCCAGGCGGTGGAAAAGCAGCTCGAGGAAAAGATCGCTGACCGCCTTGACGAACGTCATCAGGAATATGTGAATGAGATCCGTCAGGAAATCATTGAAGAAGAAATGGGCGAGGGTGAGTCTCCTGCGAACAGGAAGAAGATGGAAAAGCTCGAGGCGATGGACAAGGTGAAGCTGACTTCCACGGTCATGCAGGTCGTCCGTCCGCAGAGCTTGTCTGAAATCGTGGGGCAGGACCGTGCCGTGAAGGCGCTGGCTTCCCGCATCGCATCCCCGTATCCGCAGCACCTCATCCTTTACGGGCCTCCGGGCGTCGGCAAGACGACGGCGGCAAGGCTGGTCCTGGATGAAGCGAAGAAGCTTCCTTTCACGGCTTTCGGGGAGGATGCGCCATTTGTCGAATGTGACGGCACGACGCTCCGCTGGGACAGCCGGGACATGACGAACCCATTGATCGGTTCTGTCCATGACCCGATCTATCAGGGCGCGCAGAGGGATCTGGCGGATGAAGGCATCCCGGAACCAAAGCCGGGCCTTGTGACGGATGCGCATGGCGGCGTCCTTTTCATTGATGAAATCGGCGAGCTTGATCCGATGATGCTGAATAAACTCCTCAAGGTGCTTGAAGACAAGAGGGTCCATTTCGAATCGGCTTACTATGATGAAGATGCGCCGGGCATCCCGGAATACATCAGGAAACTTTTCAAGGAAGGCGCACCGGCAGATTTCATCCTGATCGGCGCTACGACAAGGGACCCGTCGGAAATCAATCCGGCGATCCGCTCGCGCTGCGCAGAAGTTTTCTTCGACCCGCTCCAGCCGGAGCATGTCATTGAAATCGTCAATCATGCAGCCGAGAAGCTGAAGGTGCACCTGGACGATGGTGTCGCCCGCCTCATCAGCGAGTACACGATGGAAGGCAGAAAGGCTGTGTCCCTTCTGGCGGATGCCTACGGGCTTGCCGTCTATGAAAAGGGGAGCGCCGATGCGCCTGTCATCACGCTCGATCTCATGAAGAAGACCGCGATGGCATCCCGCCTCTCCCCGTGGTATGACAAGGTGGCAAGCGACATTCCGAAGGTCGGCCATATTTACGGCCTTGGCGTTGCAGGGTACTGGGGAAGCACGGTCGAAATCGAAGCGACCGCATTCCCGGCAAGGGAAGAAGGAAAAGGGACGATCCATTTCAATGAAACGGCCGGTTCCATGGCCAAGGATTCTGTCGCAACGGCGGCATCGGTCGTGCGTGAGCTCACGGACAAGGTCCTTTCCGATTACGACCTCCATGTCAATATCGTGGGCGGCGGCAATATAGACGGCCCCTCGGCGGGCAGCGCCATCACGGCGGCGATCATTTCAGCCGTGGAAAAGATACCGCTCCGGCAGGACTATGCTGTGACAGGGGAAATTTCCCTCTCCGGCGAAGTGAAGCCGGTCGGCGGCGTGTATGAGAAAGCATTCGGCGCGCGTCAGGCAGGCATGAAGGGCATCCTCATTCCGGAAGGAAACCGTTCGGACATCGAGGAAGGGCACCTGGGCCTGACCGTCACGCCGGTGAAGAATATCCGGGAAGTACTCGACAAGATGCTTGTCAGGACACCCAAGACGGCAGGCGAGGAGCCTTTGCCGGTATAA
- the dnaB gene encoding replicative DNA helicase produces the protein MADTKKRGQGDFRREPKPDTSSMILSRVPPQNVDAEKSVLGAMLLDKDAILMAEDKLTPEDFYREADAVIFKAILNLSHRGEPADILTVTEELKRMGRLDDVGGVLYINELPMNVISPKSVDRHADIVAGKAKLRRLIDAAGIIAEEAYSEQDTVEDITDNAEKSILEVTRDERKSDFTPIGEAVQNELEEISRKFRNKETITGIATGFPSLDALTSGFQKGDFIIVAARPSMGKTAFVLNMAKNMSISSAHKHVAFFSLEMSREQLVQRLLCSTALIDSAKLRTGRISTQKEWDQLANAASVLMDAPLYIDDTPGVSVSEIRSKCRRLKAEQGLDIIMIDYLQLMQAKSTARSGDNRQQEISEISRSLKSLARELNVPVIALSQLSRSVEARQDHRPFLSDLRESGSLEQDADMVSFLYREAYYNREIEDDDPRKNETEIILAKNRNGPVDTVKLHFAGQFTLFYEITNQEPPPDMQ, from the coding sequence TTGGCAGATACAAAAAAACGCGGCCAGGGAGACTTTCGGCGTGAACCGAAGCCGGACACGAGCTCGATGATCCTGTCCCGCGTCCCGCCGCAGAATGTGGATGCGGAGAAGTCCGTCCTGGGCGCTATGCTCCTCGACAAGGATGCGATCCTTATGGCAGAGGACAAGCTGACGCCGGAGGATTTCTACCGCGAGGCGGATGCCGTCATTTTCAAGGCGATTCTGAACTTGTCCCACAGGGGCGAGCCGGCGGATATCCTGACGGTCACGGAAGAATTGAAGCGCATGGGGCGCCTCGACGATGTGGGCGGCGTTCTTTACATCAATGAACTCCCCATGAATGTCATTTCCCCGAAGTCCGTCGACCGCCATGCCGATATCGTGGCAGGCAAGGCCAAGCTGCGCCGCCTGATCGATGCGGCCGGCATCATTGCCGAAGAAGCGTATTCCGAGCAGGATACGGTCGAAGACATCACGGACAATGCGGAAAAGTCCATCCTCGAAGTCACGAGGGATGAGAGAAAGAGCGACTTCACGCCGATCGGTGAAGCCGTGCAGAACGAGCTGGAAGAAATTTCCAGGAAGTTCCGCAATAAGGAAACAATCACAGGCATTGCGACGGGCTTCCCGTCCCTGGATGCCCTGACGAGCGGTTTCCAGAAGGGCGACTTCATCATCGTCGCTGCCCGCCCGTCCATGGGTAAGACGGCCTTCGTCCTCAATATGGCAAAGAATATGAGTATTTCCTCGGCGCACAAGCATGTCGCCTTCTTCTCTCTGGAAATGTCCCGCGAGCAGCTCGTGCAGAGACTTCTTTGCTCCACGGCCCTGATTGACAGTGCAAAACTCCGTACCGGCCGTATTTCCACACAGAAGGAATGGGACCAGCTCGCCAATGCAGCCAGCGTCCTCATGGATGCGCCGCTGTATATCGACGACACGCCGGGTGTCTCGGTCTCCGAGATCCGCTCCAAGTGCCGCCGCCTCAAGGCTGAGCAGGGGCTCGACATCATCATGATCGACTACCTCCAGCTGATGCAGGCCAAGAGCACCGCAAGAAGCGGGGACAACCGCCAGCAGGAAATTTCCGAGATTTCCCGATCGCTCAAGAGCCTTGCCCGTGAGCTGAATGTCCCTGTCATCGCGCTTTCCCAGCTTTCCCGAAGCGTCGAAGCGCGTCAGGACCACAGGCCGTTCCTCTCCGACCTCCGCGAATCCGGATCCCTGGAACAGGATGCCGATATGGTCAGCTTCCTTTACCGCGAAGCGTACTACAACCGTGAAATCGAGGATGACGACCCGAGAAAGAATGAGACGGAAATCATCCTGGCCAAGAACAGAAACGGCCCGGTCGACACTGTGAAGCTCCACTTCGCCGGCCAGTTCACGCTGTTTTATGAAATCACGAATCAGGAACCGCCGCCCGATATGCAGTGA
- a CDS encoding uracil-DNA glycosylase: protein MDLFGHEDPEDRLAREKQMSYASHEEIKRAIEACHRCHLRDEGGLGPVLSTGPADAPLMIVGEGPGRVEDDYGGPLIGPSGQLLDKALASVGITRDHVYVTNIVKCRPRGNRTPTIEEGHFCGSIWLAEEIRQVRPKVIIGLGKVALRFFLGRDAGIVRSRGHWIDYHGIPVMPTFHPAYLLRQTGHELVEAKWQVYYDLKAAKERAEEAAPDWVWKSETPPNLLEELAGEREKRHAGGPHF, encoded by the coding sequence ATGGATTTATTCGGACATGAGGATCCCGAAGACCGCCTGGCAAGGGAAAAGCAGATGTCGTATGCGTCGCATGAGGAAATCAAGCGCGCCATCGAAGCCTGCCATCGCTGCCACCTTCGTGATGAGGGAGGCCTTGGCCCCGTCCTTTCTACAGGCCCGGCCGATGCTCCGCTCATGATCGTCGGGGAAGGCCCGGGGCGTGTGGAAGATGATTACGGCGGACCCCTGATCGGCCCGTCGGGACAGCTCCTCGACAAAGCGCTCGCCTCCGTCGGCATCACACGCGACCATGTCTATGTGACGAATATCGTGAAGTGCCGTCCGCGCGGCAACCGCACGCCGACGATCGAAGAAGGCCATTTCTGCGGATCCATATGGCTTGCTGAAGAAATCCGGCAGGTCAGGCCGAAGGTCATCATCGGCCTTGGCAAAGTCGCCCTCCGTTTCTTTCTGGGAAGAGACGCGGGCATCGTCCGTTCGCGCGGACACTGGATCGACTACCACGGGATACCCGTCATGCCGACCTTCCATCCGGCCTACCTCCTGCGTCAGACCGGCCATGAGCTCGTCGAAGCCAAGTGGCAGGTCTACTACGACCTGAAAGCGGCGAAGGAAAGAGCTGAAGAAGCAGCGCCTGACTGGGTATGGAAGAGTGAAACACCGCCGAACCTTCTTGAGGAACTTGCCGGAGAGCGTGAGAAACGCCACGCGGGAGGGCCTCATTTCTGA